ATTGTGCAGGTCAGGGAAATGGTTGGAGTGTTGGATCTTGATATTCTATACTATCCTTGTCCCAGAGGGAGTCCTAATTTTCGCCCCACGGTTAATCAGATGGGTGGCAAACAACAGTTTCCCTACATGGtttgtcttttcttctttttttttaccctaaatgatttttctatttaaaactcATGTCTCTTTGTCTTGCCAACATCTTTATTCAgtaagaaataattttttttttttcttctttaaattgTTAGGTTGATCCAAATACTGGAGTGTCCATGTATGAATCAGATGGAATCATCAAGTATCTGTCCGAGAAATATGGTCATTCCTCAATGGCTTTTGACAATATCATCTTTGCATTTTCTTTAGTATTTTCTTATCTTTATGTTTGGTTAAACTTGTTCAGGAGATGGAACAGTTCCTTTAAGCCTGACACTTGGTCCACTTACGGTTAGTTTCGTTGCACATGTTGCTGTTTATATTCCTTTGCTTCAGAATTCAAGAGTAAAAGTTAATATTGACTACACTTCGATGTTGCAGGCTATAACAGCTGGCTTTGCAATGATTGGTCGAATGGGAAAGGTAAGAAGAAGTTCTACTAAGGATGCTATGCAGTATAGGTATCAGTATAAGCAACGGTTTTGTCACAAAAATGCTTGAGTTTTTAACCAATGCAGGGTAACATGTACACACCAGCAAAACTACCACCTAAGCCACTAGTATTCTGGGCATATGAGGTTTGAATCTTATTCTCTTTTCTTCCATCTTCAGAAACCAACATCTtatttaaacaaacaaacaatctcTCTGTTTGAATTGGCCCTGCAGGGCTCTCCGTTTTGCAAGATTGTACGCGAAGTTCTCGTGGAACTGGAGTTACCACACATTCAACGCAGGTATGGTAACAACAGAAACTCTTAGGACACCCACACCATCTACTGTTCTTGTATATTTGTTCAGAACCAAAGTTATAAtgtattttgttttgtcttcATAAGTTGTGCTCGTGGTAGCCCCAAACGGCATGAATTGCTCCAGAAAGCAGGTCACTTTCAGGTGGGTTAGAgaatacatacacatatatatacattgaGAGAGAGGAGGTTGAgatgtgtttgttttttgtaTGTGAAAACAGGTGCCTTACTTGGAAGATCCAAACACTGGAGTAAATATGTTTGAGAGTGCAGAGATCATAGAGTATCTGAAGCAAACTTATGCCGCTTAAGTTTATCTTCTTTACTGTTAGAGCAAATATAGACATAAATGTGAATGAGTGTATGTATGTATAAACACACTTATGCTGCTAAATTTAGCTGCTTTCTGTTGCAATATAAACTCAACTTTGTTATTTGCAAAGTTGTAGGGGTTTAAAGATCAGGAAATGTACTTTTATATAAACCAAACAGATTGTGACATAAACATGCGATGGAAGGAAATAGGTTGACTGAGAGAGATGGTGAAGAAGTGGTCCGGGTCCGAGTTCTAGTTTATGATTACAAGGTGCAGCAACTTTGTTGCTTGCTATGAAGACGGATCAATGTTAGTTAACTGCTTCTAATCCGCCtcccaaacaaaacaaaaaacttccCTCAGTAAAATTAGAGACTAAGATGGGttgtttttctttgaaaatcGTCAAGATTACATATAGAACGTTTGGAGTGTAATGAGAATAACTTGGTTAGGTGCCAATTTATGCCTAAAATGCCAGACAAGTTTGCATGTGGTGATCGGAGTCTAGTTTCAGTTGTGGCTTATGTTAATTCAATTTCCCTGGTTTGATTATCCATTTCCACATAGTTAGTGtcatgttgacaaaaaaaaatagatttaggGTCTATACAAATACTGTTTAGTCTTCAAATATGCGCATTTTGaattgcaaaagaaaaaaatactaaataaaattaattcaaacaaAAGCTTTCAATAGATTACTTAGTGTTATTCAATAGgtgatttaaaatcaattttcaagttttgcaatcaaataaaattccaaatgtaaatatagtttttagtcaatgaattttaaaatctcTACAGTTTACCTTAGATTTAGAtttcaattatttattcatCGAAATCCACCACAAATAATttgaaatcaattttaaatacaaaatcttTCTAAATTCTTTGAAGTTgaataacactaaattttaaattttagatttaaattatTCGCTGAATAACACCAATTtaaattagatttataaataccATATCCAATAatactagattttaaaatagaatttagaatcATCATTTgaataacattaaattttacttagatttaaattctattaaaatatattattgaataACACAGGAAAAAGAACCCAATTCAATCAAAAGTTGACCATTTAACATTTggcaaaaaattaattaatattcaaaatacaATAACATTTGAAATTTAATGTATTTCTATGTTTGCATTATCATACTAATTATTATGttgaattttattgtatttcCAAAAAAAGTTATTGACTTTTCTGCGAAAGCGTGCGAGTCTTAAGTTTATATGGGAGTCTTAATGTGTATATAAGACTTGTTAGCTGTTGTTATATGACAGATATCTACaccttattttaaaaacttcacttcctaaataataaaagttaaagaTATTTGTTTTCATCTTCTTCGTATTTCACTATGGCAGATGAGAGACCTAACCGCCCTATGTaagtttttatgatttttttgtttttctatttcttattctacaatattaataagaaaatcTGTCAAAATTGATTATTTTCTCTTAAAATTAAGAgtggtttattttttatttttggttgaaTCAGATAacagaatttttatatatattgttaaaaaaattatgctcATGGTTAAATATTAGTAATTTATGctttaattttgttataaatctaagtttttcatatataaatacatgaaaatttacatcattcttttatttagttaatgtcaTATCTTCCAGTTTAatcaaatatttcaaaataaacataaatattacatagtgaataatacataaaatgacAAACCATTTTCCTTTGTGTTAATGTCTTCATTAGGGTGAGGATAGATTGGTCGAATCTTCTTCCTGAACTTTTGAGATTGGTAATGTTTCGTCTCCTTGTAAAAGATACCATATGTGCATCCGCAGTCTGTAAGGCATGGTATGAATCTAGTGTTTCTTGTCTGATGAATAACCGTCGTCCATGGTTTATGAAATACTCTTTAACATCACATAGAGGGCCTTGTGAGTGGTATGATCCCATGCAGAGGATGTCATACCTCACATATATCCCAGAAATAATAGGCATGTCGGTCTATCACGCAAAAGATGGTTGGTTGCTTATGTACAAAGATGGTTCATCCGAGTCATTCTTCTTCAACCCATTTACTCGAAAGCTTATAAATCTGCCTAGTTGCGAACATTATAACGAATCTGCGGCTTTCACATGTGCACCCACGTCAGAAGGTTGTTTGGTTTTTGGTGTGACAAACATCGACAGAGACAACAACTTTGTTGGAATCAACACTCTTAAGATTGGAGAAACCAAATGGGAGACTACTCATTTTAAGAGTTTTGGAGGTCTTTTCACTTCTAaaatcaatattatttttttggaagGTCTCGTTCACTGTTTTGGTTGGTTAGATTGGATTCCGGTTTTTGATCCATCCAACCGAACCTTGGTCAACCACATGGCAGAATATGATAGGAGCCTCGAACTTTCATCTGGATGTTACTTTGTAGAGATAAAAGGAGATATCTTCTTCGTAAAAACAGGTGGTGAGAAGCTACGATTTTTTAGATTAAATCGAAATAATAAAGGTTGGAGTTGGGAAGAGAAGGACAAAATCGATGAAACGTCAACGATCTTCGGGGCTTCTTGCGGATCTGTATGTAGATCAGACCTTCCAACCAGTTTGAGAAACAAGCTACTCTTATCCAATGCACCTCACCCGATGATCAAAACTTATTTTTCTGATGGAGAAAAGTATCTCACAAATGATTCAGGCACTCCGTTTTGGGATAGACATCCCAAATATCAATGTGTTTGGATTGAACCTCCCAAACAATGCATAGATTTTATTTGAGTCAAGCATTTGACAAAGATAGCTCTgcaaaacttttattttcttgttgttTCTGGTTTATTGTTGTCaagttggttttgttttattttattatacatttcaGTTATATCTATGTTTCTGctaaatctataaaataatttgGAAAAGAATAATTTACTGTACTTACAATTGATTATCCAAAAATcataacaatgttttttttttgttttttacgaCTTAATACAGAATTAgtgtttcttaaaaatatatcagaATACTAAAGGTTATTGCTCTAATATCctttttgtttgtattatttGTAAAAAGATCAAATGTCTATAAACCCTAAAGATAAACCATTAATCTTATGTTGATGAAAAAACATTTGATCTTATGTTGCAATAGAAATTCTAATAAGATGAATTTTGTAATAACACCAAAAATTAACACTAAATTCTGAAAAAAaccttttcaaaaaattaaaacataaggTCAAAAAACCTATTAGTCAATGTACGAATTTTGCTAAGCAATTAAATTGTGAGGGTGTTCATAACTAATAACTTTGAATTTTTCAGTTATTTTGGTGAATCATTAATTTTCAAgctcaaaatatattatataccatTGACTAAAATATACTTCtacattcaaaaaaaataaatgctattt
Above is a window of Brassica napus cultivar Da-Ae chromosome A10, Da-Ae, whole genome shotgun sequence DNA encoding:
- the LOC111201352 gene encoding F-box protein At4g00893-like, whose translation is MFRLLVKDTICASAVCKAWYESSVSCLMNNRRPWFMKYSLTSHRGPCEWYDPMQRMSYLTYIPEIIGMSVYHAKDGWLLMYKDGSSESFFFNPFTRKLINLPSCEHYNESAAFTCAPTSEGCLVFGVTNIDRDNNFVGINTLKIGETKWETTHFKSFGGLFTSKINIIFLEGLVHCFGWLDWIPVFDPSNRTLVNHMAEYDRSLELSSGCYFVEIKGDIFFVKTGGEKLRFFRLNRNNKGWSWEEKDKIDETSTIFGASCGSVCRSDLPTSLRNKLLLSNAPHPMIKTYFSDGEKYLTNDSGTPFWDRHPKYQCVWIEPPKQCIDFI
- the BNAA10G26270D gene encoding uncharacterized protein BNAA10G26270D; translation: MAGILANTILLPQPPIHLPVSSSRSRSTRRTLIMVKASSEPSDSASVSTKSSEPVVFTAPPNFKPPEPQRFAVKPGKLFDVLGASIGLLFRFGTGVFVSGYSASFVSEDEVPPDQYAFRLGGITVKESSKLGPRPEKPIEIYEFEGCPFCRKVREMVGVLDLDILYYPCPRGSPNFRPTVNQMGGKQQFPYMVDPNTGVSMYESDGIIKYLSEKYGDGTVPLSLTLGPLTAITAGFAMIGRMGKGNMYTPAKLPPKPLVFWAYEGSPFCKIVREVLVELELPHIQRSCARGSPKRHELLQKAGHFQVPYLEDPNTGVNMFESAEIIEYLKQTYAA